In Nomascus leucogenys isolate Asia chromosome 11, Asia_NLE_v1, whole genome shotgun sequence, the following proteins share a genomic window:
- the LOC105740530 gene encoding uncharacterized protein LOC105740530: MSVCSLLSPRSGFRCCCAAPPPPAQPHQEAQGGLVELLMHAAARKTLINFPPAPSCASPGPRVSCQPDRVRKGGSWALAPRRREQEEAGARAGAVDPLGLPLVSSISCVQHCNLAAGVQTGRPPATSAD; encoded by the coding sequence ATGTCGGTGTGCAGCCTCTTATCGCCGAGGTCTGGCTTCCGCTGCTGCTGCGCGGCCCCTCCCCCGCCCGCCCAGCCCCACCAGGAAGCCCAGGGCGGACTCGTCGAGCTTCTAATGCACGCGGCGGCGAGAAAAACGCTCATCAACTTTCCGCCGGCGCCCTCCTGCGCTTCCCCGGGCCCCAGGGTCTCCTGTCAACCGGACAGAGTCCGCAAGGGCGGGTCCTGGGCGCTCGCCCCGCGGCGCCGAGAGCAGGAGGAAGCCGGAGCCCGCGCGGGCGCCGTGGATCCCCTCGGCCTCCCGTTGGTATCTTCCATCTCCTGCGTTCAACATTGTAACCTCGCGGCGGGCGTGCAGACCGGACGCCCTCCCGCTACTTCTGCCGACTAG